Proteins from one Panicum virgatum strain AP13 chromosome 7K, P.virgatum_v5, whole genome shotgun sequence genomic window:
- the LOC120641213 gene encoding probable WRKY transcription factor 2 isoform X1, with protein MHMDYGACSQHLWMQEGRDPNPGPSSLMRGLQTEAFLPDTEVAKAGFEKDGLSAAIRSPREEGRSLPMTPQFGHKSSPGSTLAERMQARAGFRVPKLSMPFSTAVAADNSVPGAPSPYLTIPPGLSPATLLDSPVFISNAMGQASPTTGKLFMLGSTNDNDPIRYGGPLLGDGPDSFSFKPLDLKSSHYTAEGKKESLCNNQPPLPSTHVSVKTETKIQPVQEANLLGQLNQQNHSRQSNMKSGSHDPNSKLSRLATVTGAGNDHVSSPHSQPAEEGDTRGDYHPAMAATTPAEDGYSWRKYGQKQVKHSEYPRSYFKCTHPNCQVKKKVERSHEGHITEIIYKGTHSHPKPAQSRRPGVPPVHPFVEGAQADAPDNPRPHTNTAEARQAWHNNAGVKDLPGDGMDAASPPSVPGELCDSSASMQIHDAGGVDATSAATAGSDEVDGEDRVTHGSMSQGGGGADADGDELESKRRKLESYTIDMSAASRAVREPRVVIQTTSEVDILDDGYRWRKYGQKVVKGNPNPRSYYKCTHPGCSVRKHVERASHDLKSVITTYEGKHNHEVPAARNSGGHPSAATAAGAAAGRRPEHPSVHDGLMRHLAGGCGGAPFGLRPAPPSRDPMTPMLNYPTYAAAAGGLGGGGGGPASLPSLPMPGGPLGPVEGLKLPMLAPPSLHQHPLLRHRQAMQAAGLVPPKADVKVEGSGAPPPSVYQLMRSGLPLGHQM; from the exons ATGCATATGGATTATGGTGCTTGCTCCCAACACTTGT GGATGCAGGAGGGGAGGGATCCTAATCCAGGCCCATCATCCTTGATGCGGGGCTTGCAGACCGAAGCATTTCTACCAGACACCGAGGTTGCCAAGGCCGGATTTGAGAAGGATGGCTTGTCGGCCGCCATAAGGTCACCACGGGAGGAAGGTCGGTCGCTGCCAATGACCCCGCAGTTTGGCCACAAGTCCAGTCCAGGCAGCACCCTCGCTGAGAGGATGCAGGCAAGAGCTGGGTTCAGGGTGCCAAAGCTCAGCATGCCGTTCAGTACAGCAGTTGCAGCTGATAATTCAGTGCCAGGAGCTCCATCGCCCTACCTCACCATCCCGCCTGGTTTGAGCCCGGCAACGCTGCTGGACTCACCAGTCTTCATTTCCAATGCCATG GGCCAAGCTTCGCCGACCACAGGGAAGTTATTCATGCTTGGTAGCACAAATGACAATGATCCTATTAGATATGGAGGCCCTCTACTTGGAGATGGCCCTGATTCATTTTCTTTCAAGCCTTTAGACCTGAAATCCTCACACTACACTGCTGAAGGAAAGAAG GAATCTTTATGCAACAATCAGCCTCCACTACCAAGCACCCACGTTTCTGTCAAGACTGAAACTAAGATTCAGCCAGTACAAGAGGCCAATCTGCTGGGCCAACTGAACCAGCAGAATCACAGCAGGCAGAGCAATATGAAGAGTGGTTCTCATGACCCCAACTCCAAGCTCAGCCGTCTTGCAACTGTCACCGGTGCAGGCAATGACCACGTATCATCGCCGCACAGCCAGCCTGCAGAGGAAGGCGACACGAGGGGAGACTACCACCCGGCAATGGCCGCCACCACACCGGCAGAGGACGGATACAGCTGGAGGAAGTACGGGCAGAAGCAGGTGAAGCACAGCGAGTACCCGCGGAGCTACTTCAAGTGCACGCACCCGAACTGCCAGGTGAAGAAGAAGGTGGAGCGATCCCACGAGGGGCACATCACAGAGATCATCTACAAGGGCACGCACAGCCACCCGAagcccgcgcagagccgccggccgggcgtCCCGCCCGTGCACCCGTTCGTGGAGGGCGCGCAAGCGGACGCACCCGACAACCCAAGGCCGCATACAAACACGGCGGAGGCGAGGCAGGCGTGGCATAACAATGCGGGTGTCAAGGACCTGCCCGGCGACGGCATGGACGCGGCATCGCCCCCCTCTGTCCCCGGTGAGCTCTGTGACTCGTCGGCGTCGATGCAGATCCACGACGCCGGTGGCGTGGATGCCACCTCTGCAGCCACCGCAGGGTCCGATGAGGTGGACGGGGAAGACAGGGTGACTCATGGCAGTATGTCccagggcggtggcggtgccGACGCCGATGGCGACGAACTGGAATCCAAGCGAAG GAAGCTGGAGTCTTACACCATTGATATGAGCGCTGCGTCCAGAGCTGTTCGCGAGCCCCGGGTGGTGATCCAGACGACGAGCGAGGTGGACATCCTCGATGACGGCTACCGCTGGCGCAAGTACGGGCAGAAGGTCGTCAAGGGTAACCCAAATCCAAG GAGCTACTACAAGTGCACGCACCCGGGTTGCTCGGTGCGGAAGCACGTGGAGCGCGCGTCGCACGACCTCAAGTCGGTGATCACCACGTACGAGGGCAAGCACAACCACGAGGTCCCGGCCGCCAGGAACAGCGGCGGCCACccgagcgcggcgacggcggcgggcgcggccgccgggcgCAGGCCGGAGCACCCGTCGGTGCACGACGGCCTGATGAGGCACCtggccggcggctgcggcggcgcgccgttcggcctgcggccggcgccgccgtcccgggACCCGATGACGCCGATGCTCAACTACCCgacgtacgccgccgccgccggcggcctcggcggcggcggcggcggccccgcgtCGCTGCCGAGCCTGCCGATGCCCGGGGGCCCCCTCGGGCCGGTAGAGGGGCTGAAGCTGCCCAtgctggcgccgccgtcgctgcacCAGCACCCGCTGCTGAGGCACCGGCAGGCGATGCAGGCCGCCGGGCTCGTGCCGCCCAAGGCGGACGTGAAGGTCGAGGgcagcggcgcgccgccgccgtcggtgtACCAGCTGATGCGCAGCGGGCTGCCGCTGGGCCACCAGATGTAG
- the LOC120641213 gene encoding probable WRKY transcription factor 2 isoform X2, with protein MEGHVGMQEGRDPNPGPSSLMRGLQTEAFLPDTEVAKAGFEKDGLSAAIRSPREEGRSLPMTPQFGHKSSPGSTLAERMQARAGFRVPKLSMPFSTAVAADNSVPGAPSPYLTIPPGLSPATLLDSPVFISNAMGQASPTTGKLFMLGSTNDNDPIRYGGPLLGDGPDSFSFKPLDLKSSHYTAEGKKESLCNNQPPLPSTHVSVKTETKIQPVQEANLLGQLNQQNHSRQSNMKSGSHDPNSKLSRLATVTGAGNDHVSSPHSQPAEEGDTRGDYHPAMAATTPAEDGYSWRKYGQKQVKHSEYPRSYFKCTHPNCQVKKKVERSHEGHITEIIYKGTHSHPKPAQSRRPGVPPVHPFVEGAQADAPDNPRPHTNTAEARQAWHNNAGVKDLPGDGMDAASPPSVPGELCDSSASMQIHDAGGVDATSAATAGSDEVDGEDRVTHGSMSQGGGGADADGDELESKRRKLESYTIDMSAASRAVREPRVVIQTTSEVDILDDGYRWRKYGQKVVKGNPNPRSYYKCTHPGCSVRKHVERASHDLKSVITTYEGKHNHEVPAARNSGGHPSAATAAGAAAGRRPEHPSVHDGLMRHLAGGCGGAPFGLRPAPPSRDPMTPMLNYPTYAAAAGGLGGGGGGPASLPSLPMPGGPLGPVEGLKLPMLAPPSLHQHPLLRHRQAMQAAGLVPPKADVKVEGSGAPPPSVYQLMRSGLPLGHQM; from the exons ATGGAAGGCCATGTAGGGATGCAGGAGGGGAGGGATCCTAATCCAGGCCCATCATCCTTGATGCGGGGCTTGCAGACCGAAGCATTTCTACCAGACACCGAGGTTGCCAAGGCCGGATTTGAGAAGGATGGCTTGTCGGCCGCCATAAGGTCACCACGGGAGGAAGGTCGGTCGCTGCCAATGACCCCGCAGTTTGGCCACAAGTCCAGTCCAGGCAGCACCCTCGCTGAGAGGATGCAGGCAAGAGCTGGGTTCAGGGTGCCAAAGCTCAGCATGCCGTTCAGTACAGCAGTTGCAGCTGATAATTCAGTGCCAGGAGCTCCATCGCCCTACCTCACCATCCCGCCTGGTTTGAGCCCGGCAACGCTGCTGGACTCACCAGTCTTCATTTCCAATGCCATG GGCCAAGCTTCGCCGACCACAGGGAAGTTATTCATGCTTGGTAGCACAAATGACAATGATCCTATTAGATATGGAGGCCCTCTACTTGGAGATGGCCCTGATTCATTTTCTTTCAAGCCTTTAGACCTGAAATCCTCACACTACACTGCTGAAGGAAAGAAG GAATCTTTATGCAACAATCAGCCTCCACTACCAAGCACCCACGTTTCTGTCAAGACTGAAACTAAGATTCAGCCAGTACAAGAGGCCAATCTGCTGGGCCAACTGAACCAGCAGAATCACAGCAGGCAGAGCAATATGAAGAGTGGTTCTCATGACCCCAACTCCAAGCTCAGCCGTCTTGCAACTGTCACCGGTGCAGGCAATGACCACGTATCATCGCCGCACAGCCAGCCTGCAGAGGAAGGCGACACGAGGGGAGACTACCACCCGGCAATGGCCGCCACCACACCGGCAGAGGACGGATACAGCTGGAGGAAGTACGGGCAGAAGCAGGTGAAGCACAGCGAGTACCCGCGGAGCTACTTCAAGTGCACGCACCCGAACTGCCAGGTGAAGAAGAAGGTGGAGCGATCCCACGAGGGGCACATCACAGAGATCATCTACAAGGGCACGCACAGCCACCCGAagcccgcgcagagccgccggccgggcgtCCCGCCCGTGCACCCGTTCGTGGAGGGCGCGCAAGCGGACGCACCCGACAACCCAAGGCCGCATACAAACACGGCGGAGGCGAGGCAGGCGTGGCATAACAATGCGGGTGTCAAGGACCTGCCCGGCGACGGCATGGACGCGGCATCGCCCCCCTCTGTCCCCGGTGAGCTCTGTGACTCGTCGGCGTCGATGCAGATCCACGACGCCGGTGGCGTGGATGCCACCTCTGCAGCCACCGCAGGGTCCGATGAGGTGGACGGGGAAGACAGGGTGACTCATGGCAGTATGTCccagggcggtggcggtgccGACGCCGATGGCGACGAACTGGAATCCAAGCGAAG GAAGCTGGAGTCTTACACCATTGATATGAGCGCTGCGTCCAGAGCTGTTCGCGAGCCCCGGGTGGTGATCCAGACGACGAGCGAGGTGGACATCCTCGATGACGGCTACCGCTGGCGCAAGTACGGGCAGAAGGTCGTCAAGGGTAACCCAAATCCAAG GAGCTACTACAAGTGCACGCACCCGGGTTGCTCGGTGCGGAAGCACGTGGAGCGCGCGTCGCACGACCTCAAGTCGGTGATCACCACGTACGAGGGCAAGCACAACCACGAGGTCCCGGCCGCCAGGAACAGCGGCGGCCACccgagcgcggcgacggcggcgggcgcggccgccgggcgCAGGCCGGAGCACCCGTCGGTGCACGACGGCCTGATGAGGCACCtggccggcggctgcggcggcgcgccgttcggcctgcggccggcgccgccgtcccgggACCCGATGACGCCGATGCTCAACTACCCgacgtacgccgccgccgccggcggcctcggcggcggcggcggcggccccgcgtCGCTGCCGAGCCTGCCGATGCCCGGGGGCCCCCTCGGGCCGGTAGAGGGGCTGAAGCTGCCCAtgctggcgccgccgtcgctgcacCAGCACCCGCTGCTGAGGCACCGGCAGGCGATGCAGGCCGCCGGGCTCGTGCCGCCCAAGGCGGACGTGAAGGTCGAGGgcagcggcgcgccgccgccgtcggtgtACCAGCTGATGCGCAGCGGGCTGCCGCTGGGCCACCAGATGTAG
- the LOC120641213 gene encoding probable WRKY transcription factor 2 isoform X3: MHMDYGMQEGRDPNPGPSSLMRGLQTEAFLPDTEVAKAGFEKDGLSAAIRSPREEGRSLPMTPQFGHKSSPGSTLAERMQARAGFRVPKLSMPFSTAVAADNSVPGAPSPYLTIPPGLSPATLLDSPVFISNAMGQASPTTGKLFMLGSTNDNDPIRYGGPLLGDGPDSFSFKPLDLKSSHYTAEGKKESLCNNQPPLPSTHVSVKTETKIQPVQEANLLGQLNQQNHSRQSNMKSGSHDPNSKLSRLATVTGAGNDHVSSPHSQPAEEGDTRGDYHPAMAATTPAEDGYSWRKYGQKQVKHSEYPRSYFKCTHPNCQVKKKVERSHEGHITEIIYKGTHSHPKPAQSRRPGVPPVHPFVEGAQADAPDNPRPHTNTAEARQAWHNNAGVKDLPGDGMDAASPPSVPGELCDSSASMQIHDAGGVDATSAATAGSDEVDGEDRVTHGSMSQGGGGADADGDELESKRRKLESYTIDMSAASRAVREPRVVIQTTSEVDILDDGYRWRKYGQKVVKGNPNPRSYYKCTHPGCSVRKHVERASHDLKSVITTYEGKHNHEVPAARNSGGHPSAATAAGAAAGRRPEHPSVHDGLMRHLAGGCGGAPFGLRPAPPSRDPMTPMLNYPTYAAAAGGLGGGGGGPASLPSLPMPGGPLGPVEGLKLPMLAPPSLHQHPLLRHRQAMQAAGLVPPKADVKVEGSGAPPPSVYQLMRSGLPLGHQM; encoded by the exons ATGCATATGGATTATG GGATGCAGGAGGGGAGGGATCCTAATCCAGGCCCATCATCCTTGATGCGGGGCTTGCAGACCGAAGCATTTCTACCAGACACCGAGGTTGCCAAGGCCGGATTTGAGAAGGATGGCTTGTCGGCCGCCATAAGGTCACCACGGGAGGAAGGTCGGTCGCTGCCAATGACCCCGCAGTTTGGCCACAAGTCCAGTCCAGGCAGCACCCTCGCTGAGAGGATGCAGGCAAGAGCTGGGTTCAGGGTGCCAAAGCTCAGCATGCCGTTCAGTACAGCAGTTGCAGCTGATAATTCAGTGCCAGGAGCTCCATCGCCCTACCTCACCATCCCGCCTGGTTTGAGCCCGGCAACGCTGCTGGACTCACCAGTCTTCATTTCCAATGCCATG GGCCAAGCTTCGCCGACCACAGGGAAGTTATTCATGCTTGGTAGCACAAATGACAATGATCCTATTAGATATGGAGGCCCTCTACTTGGAGATGGCCCTGATTCATTTTCTTTCAAGCCTTTAGACCTGAAATCCTCACACTACACTGCTGAAGGAAAGAAG GAATCTTTATGCAACAATCAGCCTCCACTACCAAGCACCCACGTTTCTGTCAAGACTGAAACTAAGATTCAGCCAGTACAAGAGGCCAATCTGCTGGGCCAACTGAACCAGCAGAATCACAGCAGGCAGAGCAATATGAAGAGTGGTTCTCATGACCCCAACTCCAAGCTCAGCCGTCTTGCAACTGTCACCGGTGCAGGCAATGACCACGTATCATCGCCGCACAGCCAGCCTGCAGAGGAAGGCGACACGAGGGGAGACTACCACCCGGCAATGGCCGCCACCACACCGGCAGAGGACGGATACAGCTGGAGGAAGTACGGGCAGAAGCAGGTGAAGCACAGCGAGTACCCGCGGAGCTACTTCAAGTGCACGCACCCGAACTGCCAGGTGAAGAAGAAGGTGGAGCGATCCCACGAGGGGCACATCACAGAGATCATCTACAAGGGCACGCACAGCCACCCGAagcccgcgcagagccgccggccgggcgtCCCGCCCGTGCACCCGTTCGTGGAGGGCGCGCAAGCGGACGCACCCGACAACCCAAGGCCGCATACAAACACGGCGGAGGCGAGGCAGGCGTGGCATAACAATGCGGGTGTCAAGGACCTGCCCGGCGACGGCATGGACGCGGCATCGCCCCCCTCTGTCCCCGGTGAGCTCTGTGACTCGTCGGCGTCGATGCAGATCCACGACGCCGGTGGCGTGGATGCCACCTCTGCAGCCACCGCAGGGTCCGATGAGGTGGACGGGGAAGACAGGGTGACTCATGGCAGTATGTCccagggcggtggcggtgccGACGCCGATGGCGACGAACTGGAATCCAAGCGAAG GAAGCTGGAGTCTTACACCATTGATATGAGCGCTGCGTCCAGAGCTGTTCGCGAGCCCCGGGTGGTGATCCAGACGACGAGCGAGGTGGACATCCTCGATGACGGCTACCGCTGGCGCAAGTACGGGCAGAAGGTCGTCAAGGGTAACCCAAATCCAAG GAGCTACTACAAGTGCACGCACCCGGGTTGCTCGGTGCGGAAGCACGTGGAGCGCGCGTCGCACGACCTCAAGTCGGTGATCACCACGTACGAGGGCAAGCACAACCACGAGGTCCCGGCCGCCAGGAACAGCGGCGGCCACccgagcgcggcgacggcggcgggcgcggccgccgggcgCAGGCCGGAGCACCCGTCGGTGCACGACGGCCTGATGAGGCACCtggccggcggctgcggcggcgcgccgttcggcctgcggccggcgccgccgtcccgggACCCGATGACGCCGATGCTCAACTACCCgacgtacgccgccgccgccggcggcctcggcggcggcggcggcggccccgcgtCGCTGCCGAGCCTGCCGATGCCCGGGGGCCCCCTCGGGCCGGTAGAGGGGCTGAAGCTGCCCAtgctggcgccgccgtcgctgcacCAGCACCCGCTGCTGAGGCACCGGCAGGCGATGCAGGCCGCCGGGCTCGTGCCGCCCAAGGCGGACGTGAAGGTCGAGGgcagcggcgcgccgccgccgtcggtgtACCAGCTGATGCGCAGCGGGCTGCCGCTGGGCCACCAGATGTAG